The following coding sequences lie in one Apostichopus japonicus isolate 1M-3 chromosome 13, ASM3797524v1, whole genome shotgun sequence genomic window:
- the LOC139978399 gene encoding MAM and LDL-receptor class A domain-containing protein 1-like — MDRFLKLTLFFIALWAVTTATITHMCDFEMDDCDYMNDETDDYDWKRRRLITGGILSGPLGDHTTGLGTFMYADASDGKSNSVARVMTPVLEGSTAVPSSLLTFWFSMWSLNPLEMGTLNVYVRYNGVMNPIPVWSTSGVQNSITEWLEAKVLVTSVAEYQIVFESVRGLGPRSDIAIDDISVINAAIPATCDLEDSAFGPLCVFYQELIEDDFDWTWHTGTTPTLDTGPISDHTYTNESGHYLYIETSRDDREVLAQLKSYPMYKDGGACSMTFWFHAFGSNLGSIGNTPISVVINGDESNIAASRTSDPEWREASVSLQGISGTYQIIIEGRRRNGNQGDVAIDDISIGGNCIDIDKCASNPCWNGGSCTQTASMFVCECVPGYTGLNCQFDVDECESSPCEEPRVCVDRLNRYECICEGGFTGENCDIPDDEAQATEVVPVNSYRQPVIIGASTMAGGVILITLLIACCCSGSGKGGSSISSGSIQNPPTAKELAMQNMSSDNSAFEADDGRSDD, encoded by the exons ATGGATCGGTTCTTGAAGTTAACGTTATTTTTCATTGCCCTTTGGGCAG tGACCACAGCGACGATCACTCACATGTGTGACTTTGAGATGGACGACTGTGATTATATGAATGACGAAACAGATGACTACGATTGGAAGAGGAGACGTCTGATCACAGGAGGAATCTTGTCAGGACCACTCGGTGACCACACCACTGGAC TTGGAACATTCATGTACGCTGATGCAAGCGATGGCAAATCTAATTCCGTTGCTAGGGTCATGACCCCGGTTCTCGAAGGGTCAACTGCTGTCCCTTCATCTCTTTTGACCTTTTGGTTCAGCATGTGGAGTCTGAATCCATTGGAGATGGGTACACTAAACGTTTACGTAAGGTACAACGGAGTCATGAATCCTATTCCAGTATGGTCGACCAGCGGTGTCCAGAATAGCATCACAGAGTGGCTAGAAGCCAAGGTGTTAGTAACTTCAGTAGCTGAATACCAG ATTGTCTTTGAGAGCGTGAGAGGCCTGGGACCGCGGTCTGACATCGCGATTGACGACATCTCCGTTATAAACGCAG CAATTCCCGCAACGTGTGATTTGGAGGACAGCGCGTTTGGTCCGCTTTGTGTCTTCTACCAGGAACTTATCGAAGATGACTTTGATTGGACTTGGCACACAGGAACGACTCCTACCCTGGATACTGGACCGATCAGTGATCATACATATACTAATGAATCAG GACATTACCTGTACATTGAAACCTCCAGAGATGATAGGGAGGTCTTAGCACAACTAAAGAGTTACCCAATGTATAAAGATGGCGGTGCATGTAGTATGACATTCTGGTTCCACGCCTTTGGATCAAATCTCGGTTCGATAGGAAATACTCCAATATCAGTGGTAATCAACGGTGACGAATCAAATATAGCAGCATCTAGGACCTCAGATCCTGAGTGGAGGGAAGCTAGTGTATCATTGCAGGGTATTTCCGGTACCTATCAG atAATAATTGAAGGCAGACGACGTAACGGTAACCAAGGTGACGTAGCAATTGATGACATATCTATTGGCGGAAACTGCATCG ATATTGACAAGTGTGCGAGCAACCCGTGTTGGAATGGTGGTAGCTGCACTCAGACCGCCAGCATGTTCGTATGTGAGTGTGTACCTGGTTATACCGGACTCAATTGCCAATTTG ATGTTGACGAATGCGAGAGCAGTCCTTGTGAAGAACCACGAGTTTGTGTGGATCGACTTAATAGATATGAATGTATCTGTGAAGGAGGATTTACTGGAGAGAATTGTGATATTC CCGACGACGAGGCGCAAGCGACCGAGGTTGTACCGGTCAATTCCTACCGCCAGCCGGTCATCATTGGTGCATCCACAATGGCTGGAGGGGTGATTCTGATCACCCTTCTGATCGCCTGCTGTTGTTCCGGGTCTGGTAAAGGGGGGTCCAGCATCAGCAGTGGTAGCATACAAAATCCTCCAACTGCAAAAGAATTAGCCATGCAGAATATGTCATCCGATAACTCAGCGTTTGAAGCTGATGACGGACGTAGCGATgattaa
- the LOC139978400 gene encoding arylsulfatase B-like: MMAQLGFLVICWLIILNSVEATTKPHIIFLLADDLGYNDVSYHGKSGHSAIQTPNIDLLAKEGVTLENYYVQPICSPTRSQLMSGRYQIHTGLMHGVIRPPLPSCLPLDEVTLPQKLKESGYATHIVGKWHLGFYRPACMPTNRGFDSHLGYLLGAEDYYDHSRDYQVYKVSMFGKDFRNNTDPTKDYQGQYSLFAFVKRVENIIESHNASTPLFMYVPFQNVHGPLQVPDQYKTPYEGITNGHRRSYAGMTSALDEAVGNITSKLKESGLYNNSVIIFSTDNGGPIGSANNWPLRGSKGTLWEGGVRGVGLVHSPLLSPTVVGQVNREFIHVSDWFPTLVEGVAGGNLNGTKPLDGFNVWSTIKDGEKSPRKELLHNIDPLYGLQSTEYEWSEETQQTYTRLMSQLKPAASFNTSMHAALRVGDWKLLTGNPGGMDWHAPPESNISPILPIVDPKQNIWLFNITDDPCELHDLSKKNPKVVQMLLDRLEQYWSTSVPVQYPPPDLDANPSKHGNFWGPWKE, encoded by the exons ATGATGGCTCAGTTGGGCTTCTTGGTTATTTGTTGGCTCATCATCTTAAATTCAGTGGAAGCAACTACTAAGCCTCACATCATATTTTTACTAGCTGATGACCTTGGCTACAATGATGTCAGTTACCATGGTAAAAGTGGTCACTCTGCCATTCAGACTCCTAACATAGACCTCCTTGCCAAAGAGGGAGTCACACTTGAAAATTACTATGTCCAACCAATTTGTTCTCCAACAAGGAGCCAGTTAATGTCAGGGAGATACCAG ATTCATACAGGTCTAATGCACGGTGTCATCAGGCCTCCTTTACCATCTTGTCTACCGTTAGATGAAGTAACTTTACCACAGAAGTTGAAAGAGAGTGGTTATGCTACTCACATTGTGGGCAAATGGCATCTGGGATTCTACAGACCTGCATGTATGCCTACCAACAGAGGATTTGATTCACATTTGG GATATCTGCTCGGCGCTGAAGATTACTATGACCACTCAAGAGATTACCAGGTCTACAAGGTGTCTATGTTTGGAAAGGACTTTCGAAACAACACGGACCCTACTAAGGATTACCAGGGTCAATACTCTCTCTTTGCTTTCGTTAAGCGTGTTGAGAATATCATAGAATCTCATAACGCTAGCACA CCACTATTTATGTATGTGCCCTTCCAAAATGTCCATGGTCCCTTGCAAGTGCCAGACCAATACAAGACGCCTTATGAAGGGATTACAAACGGACACCGACGTTCTTATGCTGGTATGACTAGTGCTTTGGATGAAGCAGTTGGAAATATCACCAGCAAGTTGAAAGAATCTGGGCTCTACAATAATTCTGTCATCATATTTTCGACAG aTAATGGGGGACCAATAGGGTCAGCAAACAACTGGCCTCTGCGGGGAAGTAAGGGCACTCTATGGGAAGGTGGAGTGCGTGGAGTAGGTCTTGTCCACAGTCCGTTGCTCTCACCAACAGTCGTAGGACAAGTGAATCGTGAGTTCATCCACGTCAGTGACTGGTTCCCTACTCTGGTGGAGGGAGTTGCAGGAGGAAATCTAAATGGAACCAAACCATTAGATGGGTTCAATGTTTGGAGCACGATAAA AGATGGGGAGAAGTCTCCCAGAAAGGAACTCCTTCATAACATTGATCCTTTGTATGGGTTACAGTCTACTGAGTATGAGTGGAGTGAAGAGACTCAGCAAACTTATACCAGGTTGATGAGTCAGCTGAAACCAGCTGCTAGCTTCAACACCTCAATGCATGCTGCTCTGAGAGTGGGAGACTGGAAGCTTTTAACAGGGAATCCTG GTGGTATGGATTGGCACGCTCCACCAGAATCAAACATCTCACCAATCCTCCCTATCGTTGATCCTAAGCAGAACATATGGCTATTTAACATTACTGACGACCCCTGTGAGCTCCATGACTTATCTAAGAAGAACCCAAAAGTGGTGCAGATGCTCTTGGACAGACTGGAACAGTACTGGAGCACATCTGTACCGGTGCAGTACCCGCCACCTGATCTTGACGCAAATCCTTCCAAGCATGGAAACTTCTGGGGTCCCTGGAAGGAGTAA
- the LOC139978412 gene encoding maspardin-like gives MGLISESQEYKSFRSNVPQKKVIVDDNGKTHWTLYDAGPRNVRCPLVCLPPVSGTADVYFKQLLGLSAKGYRVIAMEFPVHWNIQEFCESFRKLLDNLRLDKVHIFGSSLGGFLAQKFAEYTFRSSRVASLILCNTFVDTEIFQQSPASSVFWMMPSFVLKRTVLQGFDTGKYENDIADSIDFMVERLETLSQKELASRLAMNCSSAYVEPQKYRDVDVTILDVFDKCALSQSVKEEVYKCYPNARRSHLKTGGNFPYLSRDDEVNMHLQVHLRKFLQGRYTARDPRIRDPAPEEIREPSPEPPGAEAGAAYPEEMASDGQEVDGSE, from the exons ATGGGACTTATTTCGGAATCACAAGAATACAAAAGCTTTCGGTCAAATGTTCCACAGAAAAAG gtTATTGTAGATGACAATGGTAAAACACACTGGACACTTTATGATGCCGGTCCCAGAAATGTCAGATGCCCTTTAGTATGTCTTCCACCAGTCAGTGGTACTGCCGATGTGTACTTCAAGCAACTCCTGGGGTTATCTGCTAAAGGCTACAGAGTTATCGCC atGGAGTTCCCTGTTCATTGGAATATTCAAGAGTTTTGTGAAAGTTTCAGAAAACTTTTAGATAACCTACGGTTAGACAAG GTTCACATCTTTGGATCATCTCTTGGTGGATTTCTGGCCCAGAAGTTTGCAGAGTACACATTCCGTAGCTCCAGAGTGGCCTCCCTCATCCTTTGCAATACTTTTGTCGACACTGAAATCTTCCAGCAGTCACCTGCATCATCAGT GTTTTGGATGATGCCATCATTTGTGTTGAAAAGAACTGTTCTACAAGGATTTGACACtgggaaatatgaaaatgatatcGCGGATTCCATAGACTTTATGGTCGAGAGG CTTGAAACACTTTCACAGAAAGAGTTAGCAAGCAGACTCGCCATGAACTGTTCCAGCGCGTATGTAGAACCCCAGAAGTACCGAGATGTGGATGTTACAATCTTAGAT GTTTTCGATAAATGTGCCTTATCACAGTCAGTGAAGGAAGAAGTTTATAAATGTTATCCAAACGCAAGAAGATCTCATTTGAAGACAGGGGGGAATTTCCCTTACTTGAGTCGCGATGATGAAGTCAATATGCACCTACAG GTGCACTTAAGAAAGTTTCTACAAGGTAGATACACAGCCAGAGATCCAAGGATAAGAGACCCAGCTCCAGAAGAAATTAGGGAACCCTCACCCGAGCCCCCGGGAGCAGAGGCGGGGGCAGCTTATCCAGAAGAGATGGCATCTGATGGACAGGAGGTTGACGGTTCAGAATGA